A single genomic interval of Hevea brasiliensis isolate MT/VB/25A 57/8 chromosome 4, ASM3005281v1, whole genome shotgun sequence harbors:
- the LOC110650853 gene encoding abscisic acid receptor PYL2, whose product MEPSQAPPFQGLSQEEYAELKTLIDTYHKSEPAPNTCTSLITQRIDAPAQVVWPFIRSFENPQKYKHFIKSCNMRGTGGIGSIREVTVVSGLPASTSTERLEILDDEKHILSFRVVGGEHRLNNYRSVTSVNEFNKEGKVYTIVLESYIVDIPEGNTGEDTKMFVDTVIKLNLQKLAVVAMASLHGHE is encoded by the coding sequence ATGGAACCTAGCCAAGCCCCACCTTTTCAAGGCCTGAGCCAAGAAGAATATGCAGAGCTGAAGACCTTGATAGACACATACCACAAATCTGAGCCGGCACCCAACACATGCACTTCCCTAATAACGCAACGCATTGATGCACCAGCTCAAGTTGTGTGGCCTTTCATTCGCAGCTTTGAAAACCCACAAAAATACAAGCACTTCATCAAGAGTTGCAACATGAGAGGCACTGGTGGTATAGGCAGCATAAGAGAGGTTACAGTAGTTTCTGGGCTACCGGCTTCTACGAGCACTGAAAGGCTAGAAATTTTGGATGATGAGAAGCATATTTTAAGCTTTAGGGTGGTTGGGGGTGAGCACAGGCTAAATAATTATCGGTCTGTCACATCGGTTAATGAGTTTAATAAGGAAGGGAAGGTTTACACAATTGTTTTGGAATCTTATATAGTGGATATACCAGAGGGGAATACTGGCGAGGATACAAAGATGTTTGTAGACACTGTTATCAAGTTGAATCTTCAAAAGCTGGCAGTTGTAGCAATGGCTTCTCTGCATGGACATGAATAA